Genomic window (Streptomyces cadmiisoli):
TCCTCGATCAGGCGGGTGCGCAGATCGCGATGGACGGCCAGTGCCTCGGCGCGGCGGCCCGCGCGGTGCAGGGCGAGCATCAGCTGGCGGTGGTACCCCTCACGGAACGGGTACTCGGCGGCCAGCGCCGCCAACTCCGGTACGAGACCGGCCAGTCCCGTTCCGCCGAGAGCCAGCTCGGCGTCGTACCGCCACTCCAGCAGGAGCAGCCGCGCCTCGGCCAGCCGCCGCACGAACGCGTATCCGCCCACGTCGGACGGCAGCCCGCTCAACGGTGTACCCCGCCACAGCGCGAGCGCCCCCGCGCACTCGTGCACGGCGCGCTCCCAGTCCCCCACGGCGTGCGCGGCGCGCGCGGCGGCGACCCGTGCTTCGAAGACATGGATGTCCAGTTCGCCCGGCTCGACCGTCAGTACGTACCCCGGCGGCACCGCGCGCAGCCGTTCCGGATCGTCGAGCAGCCGGCGCAGCCGGGCCACGTGGTTGTGGAGCGAGGCATGCGCGGACGCGGGCGGCGAGCCGCCCCACAGCGCCTCCTTCAGCGACTCGACCGGAACGACCCGGCCCGCCTCCAGCAACAGGACGGCCAGCAGGACCCGCGCCATCGGACTGCCGACCGGACGCACCGACGGCACCGGGCACCCGGCACACGCACCCGCCGCACCGCGCGTACCTCCCGTACCCGACGACTCCGCGCACCCGGCACCGGCTCTCAGACCCAAATCCGCACTCGCACCCGAATCCGCACCCGTGCCCCCGCCGTCCTCGTCCCCGTCCCCGTCGCCATCCCCGTGAGACTCACCCGTCCCACAGACCGCGCAGCACTCCGACCCGCACGACCCCGGCCCGATGACGTCGCACGACCCCGGCTCGTAGAGCACGGGCGCTCCCAGCAAACCGAACCGCAAACCGAACCGCAGCCCGAACCGAGGCCCGCACCGCAGTCCGCCCCGCATCACACCGCCCACTGCCTTCCCACGCACCCGCGTCCGAGTGCGCTCCCACGCGCCCGCGTCCGGGCGCGCTCCACGACGGATACCACCACTCCTGGCGGGATTCCGCCTCGTCACGGCGGCTTTCCGTCACCTCGCACCATGACGGGCCGACGCCCGAATCCGCTACCGTTCCGGCCGTTTCCCGGCACCGGCCCCGTCACCGCCTGGCAGCTTCGCGCCATTTGGCCGACAACGACATGGAGATCCGTTGGCCACATGTTAGCGATCGGTTGGTGCGACCTGATGTGATCACTTCATCGGATCTGGCCCGACGGTGCGCGCGTGCAACGCGACGCTCGGGGGAGTGTCACCGCCGCGGCCGGATCCGGGGATGTCCGTGGGCTCCGGTCGGTGGAGGTGAACGACCGGGGCCCGCGAGCTCCCTCGCGGGATCACCCGCCACCCTTGGGTGAGACACCGATACCCGGGGAGAGAACCGACATGCCGTTCCGCTGCGCCGTGCTCGACGACTTCCAGAACGTCGCCACCTCCGTCGCCGACTGGTCACCGCTGGCCGACCGGGTCGAGGTCGTCACCTTCACCGAGCACCACGCCACCGAGGACGCACTCGCCGTGGCGCTGGCCGACTTCGACTTCGTGGTCACCCTTCGCGAACGCGTCGCCTTCCCGGCCTCGCTGCTGGACCGGCTCCCGCGTCTGAAGCTGCTGATCGCCTCGGGCATGCGCAACACGGTGATCGACTACGCCGCCGCACGCGCGAACGGCGTCACCGTGTGCGGTACGGAGAGTTCCTCCGTACCGCCGGTCGAACTCACCTGGGCCCTGCTGCTGGGCCTGGCCCGCGGGATCGTCCAGGAGAACAACGCCCTTCGCGCGGGCGGCCCCTGGCAGTCGACCGTCGGTGCCGATCTCCACGGCCGCACCCTGGGCCTGCTGGGCCTCGGCAAGATCGGCAGCCGTGTCGCCAGGGTCGGCCTCGCGTTCGGCATGGAGGTCACCGCCTGGAGCCCGAACCTGACCGAGGAGCGGGCGGACGAGGTCGGTGTGCGCCTGTCCCCCTCCTTGGCGGACCTGCTGACGACCAGCGACTTCGTCTCCGTGCACCTGGTCCTCGGTGAGCGCAGCCGCGGTCTGCTGGGTCCCGCCGAGCTGGCCCTGCTGAAGCCCACGGCGTATCTCATCAACACCTCGCGCGCAGCCATCGTCGACCAGGACGCGCTCCTGGCCGCGCTGCACGAAGGCCGGATCGCCGGCGCGGCGGTCGACGTCCACGACACCGAACCGCTGCCCGCCGCCCACCCGACGCGCACCGCCCCGCGACTGCTGGCCACCCCGCACCTCGGCTACGTCTCTCAGGCCAACTACGAGCGCTACTACGGCCAGGCCGTCGAGAACATCCAGGCCTACCTCGCCGGCACCCCGACCCGCCTCCTCGGCTGACCGCCCCACACACCAGAACCCGGGACGCGGGCCGAAGCGACTCGGAACCCGGCCGAAGCCAGCCCAGAACCCGGACCGAACCCCGAGGGAAGCACCTCGGACCCCCACCGAAGCAACCCAGCTCGCGGCCACCTCGGCATCGATCCGCGCGAGAACGACCGGCGGCCCCGCACCCGGGCCGCCGGTTCCTGCGAACTGCGCCCGCTGACCGCTGACCGCTGACCGCTGACCGCTGACCGCAACATAGACCCTTATTCGTGACGTGCGTCACATCCGACCCGGGGGCTCTGCCCTGATCGAGGGTCCACCGGGTTGAGGAAGTCGACGGGGTGTTTCACCCCGCACGACCCTGTCCGATCGACCCGATGGAACGATGTGACTCCCCTGTTCAAGATGCGTAGTGCCCTGCCGGTCGCCGCTGTCGCCGGTGTGCTGGCGCTCGCCGGGTGCTCCTCCCAGGCCGACAAGAACTCCGCCGGACCCGAGGCGGCCCCGTCCGCCGGAGCGTCGGCCACGACGGCCGGCAAGGACGGTCTGCTGACGGTTCCTCAGGACGCGAGCGAGGAGACCAAGAAGGAGTACGTGTACAAGAACGCCATCGCCGCCTGCATGCGCGCGAAGGGCTTCACCTACACCCCGCGCGTGGAGAGCGCCGAGACCACGCGGCTCCCGATCGACGGTCAGGACTACGCGGCGACGAAGGAGTACCGGGGCAAGTACGGGTTCGGCGTCGCCTACGCCCCGGCCGTCTACCCGAACGATCCAAACGTCACCGGCGAGCAGGACGACACGAATCCCGACCAGGCGTATCTGGACTCGCTCTCCCCGGCCCAGAAGCAGGCCTACGAGAAGGCGATGGGTGAGTGGCGGGTGGAGGACGGCAAGAAGCTGGAGTCCCCGGGCTGCCGCAAGAAGGCGGACCTGAAGGCTTACGGCCCGGAGAAGTCCCAGGCCGAACTCCGACGTGAAGCGGACGAAGCCAGGGCCGAGGACCGCGCGGCGCAGCAGGCCCTCGACGGGGACCCGCAGTTGGTCTCGCTGGCGCAGGACTTCGCGTCCTGCCTCCGCGACGAGGGGATCACCGTCACCACCACGCAGCCGACCTCCATCGGGGACATGGTGAAGTTCCAGGTGAACAACCCGGTGGCGTCGGGCGACTGGGACAGGGGGGACAAGGAGACCGCGAGGGCCAAGCTCGCCCAGGAGATCGGTATCGCCCTGAAGGACCTGGAGTGCGGCAAGAAGTTCCGGGCCGCGTACTTCCCGAAGCTGGCCAAGAACCCCTTCACGGGCGTGGCCGGATGAGCCCTCTCCGGAGCGGTCCGGCGGGCCGCAGCAAGCAGGTCGCCGTCATCGTCGGTGTGGTGGCCGCGGTCGGCGTGGGCGGCTGGTTCACCGGTCTGCAGATGCAGTCCCCCGCCGACGCCGC
Coding sequences:
- a CDS encoding D-2-hydroxyacid dehydrogenase family protein, with translation MPFRCAVLDDFQNVATSVADWSPLADRVEVVTFTEHHATEDALAVALADFDFVVTLRERVAFPASLLDRLPRLKLLIASGMRNTVIDYAAARANGVTVCGTESSSVPPVELTWALLLGLARGIVQENNALRAGGPWQSTVGADLHGRTLGLLGLGKIGSRVARVGLAFGMEVTAWSPNLTEERADEVGVRLSPSLADLLTTSDFVSVHLVLGERSRGLLGPAELALLKPTAYLINTSRAAIVDQDALLAALHEGRIAGAAVDVHDTEPLPAAHPTRTAPRLLATPHLGYVSQANYERYYGQAVENIQAYLAGTPTRLLG